A segment of the Calditrichota bacterium genome:
CGCAAGAACGAAATCTGGAATTGGATTCCCACTATCCAGCGTGTGATCAAGATTCCTCCTTCCATGATGCTCCAGCCCTGGATGGGCTCGGACTTCACAAATGATGATCTGGTGCGGGAATCGTCGATTGTCAATGATTACACGCAGAGCATTTTGGGGGAAGAAAAGGTAGACGGACGCCTCTGCTATAAGATCAAATTAACTCCCAAGCCGGAAGCCGGTGTGGTGTGGGGCAAGGTCATTCTCTGGATTTCAAAGGCGGGCTACCTTGAATTGAAAGCGGAATTCTTCGATGAAGACGGGAAATTGGTGAAGACCATGCTGGCCAGCCGGGTGCGGAAAATGGGAGGGCGTACCATTCCCACGCATCTGGAAATGATCCCCCAGAATAAACCGGGCCACAAGACCATTCTGGATTACCGGAAAATTAAATTCAATATTAAAATTCGTCCGTCGTTCTTCTCGGTTCAGAATATGAAACGTGTCCGTTAAGAAAGGTTCTTCTCAATGTATTTTGTTCTGAGCTGGCGAAATTTATGGCGAAACAAAAAGCGAACCCTGATTGCAGCCGCCTCTATTTTTTTTGCGGTTGTTCTGGCCATTGTGATGCGGTCGATGCAAAATGGATCCTACGCCTTTATGATCCGCTCATCCGTTAAGTTTTACACGGGGTATTTACAGGTTCAGGGCAAGGGCTATTGGGATAACCGCTCACTGAATAAAAGTATCGTGATCGATCAGAAGCGCAAGGAAACCATCGATCACATTCCGCACGTCACCGTAACCGTTCCGCGTTTGGAAGCGTTTGCTCTGGTCTCTTACGGATCGCTCACAAAGGTTGCCCAAATTGTGGGAATCGATCCCGTTGCTGAAAATGGTCTCACCGATTTGAAGAAACGGTTGATTCAGGGAACCTATCTCACGTCTTCTTCACAGGGCGTTCTTCTGGCACAGGGACTGGCACGGATGCTGAAGGTGGGTGTGGGAGATAGCCTTGTTATCTACGGACAGGGATATCATGGAATGATTGCGGCTGCTCGGCTGCCAATTGAAGGAATTGTAAAATTCCCCATTTCCGATTTGAATAATGGGATGGTCTATGTAACGCTCGCAAATGCACAGACCATTTTTTCAGCCCCGGGGCGAATTACCTCCTTAGCCATTATGATTGATAAACCCAAAAGTCAGGAAAGCGTCAGGAAAGCGCTTGTTTCTTTACTGGGAAAAGATTACACCATTATGACCTGGCAGGAAATGATGCCGGACCTTGTGCAAAGCATTGAGATGGATAATGCCAGCGGTCTGGTGATGCTGGTTATTCTTTACCTGGTGATTGCGTTTGGGATTTTTGGTACGATTATGATGATGACCACGGAACGCTCAAGGGAATTTGGAATATTGATTTCGGTGGGAATGAAACGCACAAAGTTGATTCTGGTCACAGCCATTGAAACACTCATGCTGGCCTTTTTGGGGGCGCTTTCCGGCGCATTGATCAGTGTTCCGATCGTGGCGTATTTCTTTCATCATCCCATTCCCATTACGGGCAGTGCGGCGCAGGCATTTGATCGGCTGGGGTTGGAACCCGTTTTCCACTTCAGTCAGGACCCGATGCTCTTTTTTCATCAGGCCATCGTCGTGTTTATCGTTGCCCTGACGACGGAATTGTATCCGCTTGTTTTTATCAGAAAACTTGATCTTGTAAAAGCCGTACGGGATTAGGACAAAGGAGAACCAGGAATGCTGTTTTCGCTGGCCTGGAAAAATATTTGGCGCAATAAAAAACGCAGTCTGATTATAATTGCGGCCATTGGGCTGGGGCTCTGGGGGAGCCTTTTTGCAGGGGCCGTCTGGATGGGCTGGGGTGAATCAATGGTTGACAGCGCGATCGAACGGAATTTGGCTCACATTCAAATTCACCAGGCAGACTATCTTCAGGACAAGGTCATCACAAATTTTATTCCAGACGGGTTTCGGGTTCTCCGTAACAGCAGGCAGATTCCCGGTGTTCAGGCGGTTTCGGGCCGCACGCTCATTGAGGCCATGGCCGCCTCTCCGGTATCCACCTTTGGTGTAAAACTTGTGGGGATTGTTCCTGATCAGGCCCGGCAGGTGACGGATATTTACAAGCGCCTGATCAGCGGAAATTATTTTGAATCCGCGGCTCTGAATCCGGTGGTCATTGGCAAAAAATTGGCGGACCGATTGAATTTGAAAGTAAAATCGAAGCTTGTCCTGAGCTTTCAGGGATTGGATGGAACGCTCAACTATGTAGGGTGCCGAATCATTGGAATTTACAAAACGGAGTCCAGTTTTTTTGACGAATCCCACGTGTTCATGAAACAGAGTGATCTCTTTCGATTGCTGAACACGTCTCCGATCCTTCACGAAATTGCCATTCGAACCGCGAATTCGCAGATTGTGCCCGAAGTGTACAAGCGTGTCAAAGCTCGTTTTCCCGACCTCTCGGTGAAAACGTGGAAAGAACTGGCCCCCGAGATTGCCATCACCTCTGCGGCAATGGAGAGTTTTACGTACATGTTCATCATAATTATTCTCTTTGCTCTTCTTTTCGGAATTACCAATACGATGTTAATGGCGGTGATAGAGCGCTTTCGGGAATTGGGGGTGCTTATCGCGGTCGGGATGAAACAGGGGCGGGTTTTCACAATGATATTGCTGGAAACCGTTATGCTTTCGCTGACCGGGGGAATGGTTGGGTTTCTGCTGGGGGCAGGGACAATTGCGTACACCACACAGAAGGGCATTGATTTTTCGGCCTTCGCTTCGGGTCTGGCAAGCTTTGGTGCCAGTACCATTGTACATCCGGTTTTACCCTTGGGAATGTACATCGCATTGCCTGTTATGATTGTGGTTACGGCCTGTATTTCAGCCGTTTTGCCTGCCTGGAAGGCGATCCACATTCAACCGGCGGAAGCGGTTCGAACCTATTAAAAAAGGGATTCCATCTCTTTCGAAGATGGAATCCCTGATATGGCACCAAGATAATGAACAGGCTTAAGCCGAACCAAGCGGTCTATTCGGAAATGTATTTGCTGTAAATGGCCTTATGCTCCGGGTCCAGTGAGATAAGCAAATTAAAGACGGTCTTGTTCCCCGTATCCTTGAAAATATCCGTTATTTCCTGCGAGTGACTTTTAATAAACTGTCTGGCAATTTGATCCTGGGGGTCCTCTTCCAGAGCCTTTGCAATGAGCTGAAGCCCCTTCTGACATTGCTGGCGCATGATTTTCGGATTCTCCTTCTCGTAGGAAAGTCCAAGGAAATAGGCGTCGATGCCCGTGCGAAAAATCTTATGGGGTTCGCCCAGAATTTTCTTGATTAAATCCTGACGGTAATCCCAGCCCTCCGGAAAACGGCCGAATTGTCCTTGATGGGCAATATCCTGGGCGATGGCAAAATAGGGGGTGCCGGCCAATTTGCCCAATTTGTCGAATTCGCCTCCCAGCACGATGTAGACATAAAAATCAACCAGGCTGGTCAGCGGATTAAAAACATTTTCCTGATGGTAAAAGGCATCTCCCGGAGAGTAATTAAAGCGCCATCGCTTATCGAAAAACTGCTGGTCTGAATTGTTGGTGATTAAGAATTGTCCGGCGTAGCGATCCTCAAAGTTGGAGCTGATATCCTGTAAGAATATTTGAATGCTAATGTAGATATCACCGGCGTCCTGATCATCCGTCCATTCGTAATCATTAATGTAGGCCTGTAATTTTTCCTGCAGGTCTTTTAGCTTGTGACGGTGATCCATCGGAATCTTTTCAAGGTGAATTTTCACATCGGCATGAACCGCCTGGGCAGCGGCATTTGTGATCCATAAACCACCCGACAAAAAGAGAAGGGCCATGGCAATGGATGTCCATTTGAAAAATCTCATACATCCTCCTTAACTTCAGTCCAGTTTTTGTGAGAGCAAATTCTATTAAAACCGGATTTTGGTTTTTTTACGCCTGAAAAAAGAAATGGTTCGCACCCCAAATTCATAGAATAATTTAATATATTCTGGCGATTTGTCAAGGGTATAAATCGAAATTAATGAAAAATAGCCAGGGGAAAGGGGGTTGTTCAATGCATTGGAAGGGGATTCTGCTGTTATTGGGTGTTTGGGCAGTTGTACCTGCCGCTCGGGCCTCTTTTACCAGTCAGCCGATTGGTGCCCGCCCTGTCGGAATGGGGCTGGCATTTGTGGCCGCTTCAGGAGACCCCAACGCCATTGTGTACAATTCGGCCGGGATGGCCTGGGGGAAAGGCCTGCAGGCCACAACCTTTTACAGCCGGCCTTTTGGTCTAAAAGAACTGGAAACGACCTTTGCCGCTTTGTCG
Coding sequences within it:
- a CDS encoding outer membrane lipoprotein-sorting protein, giving the protein RKNEIWNWIPTIQRVIKIPPSMMLQPWMGSDFTNDDLVRESSIVNDYTQSILGEEKVDGRLCYKIKLTPKPEAGVVWGKVILWISKAGYLELKAEFFDEDGKLVKTMLASRVRKMGGRTIPTHLEMIPQNKPGHKTILDYRKIKFNIKIRPSFFSVQNMKRVR
- a CDS encoding ABC transporter permease, with translation MYFVLSWRNLWRNKKRTLIAAASIFFAVVLAIVMRSMQNGSYAFMIRSSVKFYTGYLQVQGKGYWDNRSLNKSIVIDQKRKETIDHIPHVTVTVPRLEAFALVSYGSLTKVAQIVGIDPVAENGLTDLKKRLIQGTYLTSSSQGVLLAQGLARMLKVGVGDSLVIYGQGYHGMIAAARLPIEGIVKFPISDLNNGMVYVTLANAQTIFSAPGRITSLAIMIDKPKSQESVRKALVSLLGKDYTIMTWQEMMPDLVQSIEMDNASGLVMLVILYLVIAFGIFGTIMMMTTERSREFGILISVGMKRTKLILVTAIETLMLAFLGALSGALISVPIVAYFFHHPIPITGSAAQAFDRLGLEPVFHFSQDPMLFFHQAIVVFIVALTTELYPLVFIRKLDLVKAVRD
- a CDS encoding ABC transporter permease gives rise to the protein MLFSLAWKNIWRNKKRSLIIIAAIGLGLWGSLFAGAVWMGWGESMVDSAIERNLAHIQIHQADYLQDKVITNFIPDGFRVLRNSRQIPGVQAVSGRTLIEAMAASPVSTFGVKLVGIVPDQARQVTDIYKRLISGNYFESAALNPVVIGKKLADRLNLKVKSKLVLSFQGLDGTLNYVGCRIIGIYKTESSFFDESHVFMKQSDLFRLLNTSPILHEIAIRTANSQIVPEVYKRVKARFPDLSVKTWKELAPEIAITSAAMESFTYMFIIIILFALLFGITNTMLMAVIERFRELGVLIAVGMKQGRVFTMILLETVMLSLTGGMVGFLLGAGTIAYTTQKGIDFSAFASGLASFGASTIVHPVLPLGMYIALPVMIVVTACISAVLPAWKAIHIQPAEAVRTY
- a CDS encoding DUF4835 family protein; this encodes MRFFKWTSIAMALLFLSGGLWITNAAAQAVHADVKIHLEKIPMDHRHKLKDLQEKLQAYINDYEWTDDQDAGDIYISIQIFLQDISSNFEDRYAGQFLITNNSDQQFFDKRWRFNYSPGDAFYHQENVFNPLTSLVDFYVYIVLGGEFDKLGKLAGTPYFAIAQDIAHQGQFGRFPEGWDYRQDLIKKILGEPHKIFRTGIDAYFLGLSYEKENPKIMRQQCQKGLQLIAKALEEDPQDQIARQFIKSHSQEITDIFKDTGNKTVFNLLISLDPEHKAIYSKYISE